In Nitrospirota bacterium, the DNA window GAAACGCGACGACCCCGAAATACGTCGCAGATCATCGCTGAACCGGAGGTTGTGGAAGGAGACCGATGGCCTCGGACCCCGTGATGTACGCACCGGCCGGGATTGCATCGAGAGTGCTCCCGTTGTTATTCAGATCCAATACATCACGGCCCAGGGTGATCGCAGGAGAACCCCTCTGTAGCCGAAAGTTGCCGACCGAGACATTGACAAACAGCGGATCGCTGCCATCAATCGAGTTGACATCTTTCCCGTAGGTGCGCTGCATTCGGGAGAAAGAAACGGGCCCACCCGTGTAATCGGCATGACGAGGGTGGTTGTAATATAAATTTCGGTCGGCACTAAACGAATGAAGACCAGGGTTATCCACATTCCAACTAGAATAAGCGGCAGGTGCATTAACGAAAATGTTGTTCAGAAACTCAACATCCCTCATGTAGGTTGCGACCATCGATACGCTGCCCTCTACACTTCCATAGACTGTATTATTGATAAACCGGGAACGCGTAGGCCCCCCCAACGCCCCTGCATAGAACCCTGATTGAGAGCTATTCACAACCAGATTCTGGGATATGAGCGTATCCTGTGCGCTCTCAGTTTGGATGCCTCGATTGCAATCGTGAACATAATTACGTCGAATGACATTGCGAGCCATTGTACGACCAGCATGCATGCCCTTAAGATAAATACAGATCTTTGAGTTATAGACTTCATTGTGCTCAATGAGGCTATCATCGCTATCATAGGCCATGATACCTCCGGACGCTCCCGTAAAGCCGTGAATTCGATTATTCCGAATCGTTGTAAAATAGGCAGGCTCAAGACTAACGCCCCGATAGTTCGCATCAAATATTGGATAATCGTGGTAGTAGGAACCGCGATGTGCAATCACCTCACTATTGATGAGTTCGCAATGATGTGAGAGGTAAAATACCACCGGCCCAGTATCTTCCTTACTACCGCCGTAGTAGTCATCGATCACAAAATGATCCCAGACTATGTAGTCACGGGATGCACACCCAATCATGGCTCCGCGATATGTCGCCAGGAGCCTGATATGTACTGTCCCGTCTCCGCGAAACGTGATGGGACTCCCGGGCGTCCCACTATTAGCGGGATTGAGCGACACCGTAAAACGATCGCCTCCCGTACTCCCGCCTTCCCAGTAGGTCCCTGCCGCAATCAATACAGTATCACCAGCTTGGGCCGCTTGACTCCCATTAGGAACAACATAACTCGCACTCCCCCATGCTGCTCGCCCGATAGTGCGCCAGGGTGAATTTTCAGCGTTACTGGCATAGGTCACGGCATCATTGCCAACGGCGCCATTCACGTAGAGCGTTTTTGCGTCAACACCGGGCGGAAGTGCAACCGCACACAGAAACACAAGTAAAAGAACAGCACAATACTTTCCAGCTCCTACGACATCCGGCTTCATAGTTGCTCTTCCTTTGTAAATGATCTGTTCGCGAAGAGAGAATGCTGATGCGCGCTGCGCTTGCAATAGTAGACACTATTTATCGGATGGCCCCATGTATCTAATACGAAAGCCGAACTGCAGAAATCGAGTGTCTCGCCCAAAAATAAAAGTTAACACGTACTTCAGAAACTTTCGGGGCGACGCCAGTCCTGGCTCCACCTCGTTAATTCCAGCAAACGCTTCAATTGCAAATCCATTTTCACGGAATAATCTTATAAGGCTTTTTTGAGTGAAGAACCTGAGGTGGGTCCGATCAAGAACTCCCTCGCCTTCATACTTCCAATCTCCATTGAACAGTAATTTAGCTAAATTACCTATATACCTTACATTTGGGATTGAGCCAACGAGACAGGCGTCTTCCTTAATTTTCTGTTTGATCGTGCGAAAAAACTCGTCATGATCGACCATGTGCTCGATGACATCGTTGCATATGACTATGTCGAAATACTTATCTGGGAGCTGGCCGAAAGCCTCTAGATAGGATGCCTCAATTACCCTATGTAACTTACCGCGGGCGATACAGCATGCAGCGTGAACTGGCTCAATGCCCCAATGCTCACTATCTTGCAGTAAGTTATTATGGAAGCCACCTTCGCCACATCCTACCTCTAAGACCTTTACGTATTGCTCCGGCAAAAATTTCGCTACTTCTACTCTAGAGCCTCTGTAATAAGGCGACGATGTACTCATCGTATGTAATCCATTGTGATCTAGCTTAAAATACCATCAGAAATTTCGGCATACCCCTAGTGTGTATGATGAGGGGGGGCAGGGAGGATACCCCGAAGGGTTGCATTCCAGAGAAACAGTATTTCAAGTCGGACTGTCTCTCGAAAGCTCAAATCGGCCCTCCAGCCTGGTTGCGCCCTCAAATAATCAAGTATTTCCGATGCCGGCGCGAACCAGCCATTGCGCGAGGCTAGGTCTTTCAAGCGGGATTCGAACCTTGGATCGGGTCCACCGTCTCGATTGAAGCTGCCTGCCCCCATATGGACGTATACTAAACAGACTCCGCCCTCTCGCTCAAGCCGATCGAGGTTCTCGGTCCGGAGAAGCTCGTCGAACCGGTCAAGGTTGTCTCCATCTGCAGTTGGGAACCAGTAATTGACGTACGGTTTATCTGCCAACCGGTACGGCATCGAAGGATTGACAGCAAGAAGGTTTATGTCGCCATACGTAAACTGGTTAACGTACCGAATGCGCTGCTTGACCAAATCACCCCAGAAATAGGCCGACATACTATCCTGCCCGGAAAACTCATGTTTACTTACCAATGCATAGGCCCATCGAAAGAGGGCAAACGACCACCGATGCTCACCCCAGTAGACATTGTCTCGATTAAGCGAGTGATTGATATGTATCGCGGGGTACTGCTCCATCACCCCCCTAAACTCCTCAAGGCCGTTGATAATGTCCGTCCGCTCGCTACTACCGCCACGAACACCGTGCAACGCGATTTCGAACCCCTTACTCTTCAGATCAAGAATAAACGCACGGTATGCAGGATCGCGCAATGAATCGCCTCGGTTCGGCGAATGAGCGAGTTCGTTGGACTCTAAAACCCAGACTGTTTTCGTCGTACGAATTCCATACCGAGACAACAGCTCATAGAGGGGCTTGACTCGCTCAAGGGTTGCCATATCCGTATCATCGACAATCGAAAACGCAAATTGCTTGCCCCCCGGGAACGTGATTGCTCGTGGCTCAGGAGGATATAGAAAATAGGCGGCCACGCTTACTACGGCCACGAAGATAAGAACGAGTGTCCTCGCTATTGTTCGTACCAAGCTAACCCGCTTCATTCCCAAGAATCACCCTCAGCGTTCATCGTGTCAGTGGTCATTCAATATCAAGAACTCTGCGATACGTTTACTGCCCTTCGCGTTAAAATGCCCATCGAACGCAAAGTAATAATCCTTAGGTGAGTCGAGGAACAACTGTGCCGTAGCTATAACAGGTTTTGGTGCAACTCCATTGAGTGTCGCCAACGTTTCTCCGTACGTACCTCGAATAATATCCTGCACCGGGACCAAAAGATAAATACTATAGTCAAAACCAATTCGGCGGCTTAACTCGTCTAGCTTGGAGAGGCTCTCCCTGGTCGCCGCTAAAGCCAACGCCATGCGTTCGTTACCGGGATCTACCACAAAAAGGCTCTTGAGCATCGGCCCCCAGTGATACTTAGCAAGACGCATTAAGGTTGAGTGCTCCAGAATAGCACCTTGCAAGTTGATCAGGCGTTCGGTGAGTCCAAGCGGCTCTCCTCCCCTTGGAGTTCCATCTCGCACTCTCTGCTCGACCTCGGCTTGACTCGAATGCTCCCGTATATACCGATCGTAGTTGTCGACAAAATCGTTACCAGCGGAAAAACTACCGCTCATGCCGAAAAAAAACAGCTTCACCTCTTTTGGCTTCCAGTGCCATTTTTCTATGAAAGCCTCAAGCTTTTCAACCTGCCTCAATGTGCCACTACCGGGTATACCGAGGTTCACACACTCACGGCGCTGTTGCTTGCAGTAAATTAAGGCAAAGGTCTCTTCATCATTGAGACCGAACCCATACGTAAAGGAGTCACCAATGAATACGGTGTCTGGATTCCCCTCAACTCCTGGCACTCGATGTCCTTTATCCGTAATGGTCGTGAGTGCGTCATACTCATTAGCAACCTGTCGGTACACACTGCCAGGATCAAAGAAGCCCTTGATCGGTTTCCCATCAAGCGTGACGTTCTCAAGTCCATCAGAGATCGGAAAGAAAACTCGCACCGTCGCTTCGGCAAATACCACAGCAACCACGCAGGATACGGAAATCAGCAGGAGGCGTATCGCCCATTCTCTGCGAATGCTAGGTCTGTCAATGGCGGGTTGCAATATTACCCTCCTGGGTTTTCGCACTCAGAACGACGCCTGACATACAACATCGGACCGTAAAGCGAGAACAGCTCGACTGGTGTCGGCTCTTCCCACCGAAATCAATAACTTCCTGAAAAATCAGCATGGCAACGGTTCCCGAAATCGTTCCCGTAACGCACCCGAACATAAATTAGCTGCGACTCCATCCGAAATGATGCGATACCCTTCGGCCGTAAGGTGTTCGTCGTACGGGAGGAATAGATCTACTCCTAGGTGTGCCTGTTGCCAGAGAGCAAAACCATCGAAGTATGGAATGCCATGCCGATCCAGCAGTTCACGAATGAATCGAGGATACACATGGTTGGCGGGGTCCGGCATCGCGATGATATCACGGACCGGGAAAATGACCACGTAGACATTAAATCCAGACTCTTCACCCAACTGTTTTATATCCCGATAGAAATCATCGACAGCTTGCCACGCTTCCGGCACTAACTGCCCCGCTAAGAATTTTTGATATTCAACATCGTATAGATGAACGCCAGAATCTGGCGGGGTGAAATAGCGACGGGCCTGTGTCAGCGCAGAATTGGCAAGCACAGAATGATTCCTCAGCCAGCGAACTGCACGAAGCCAGGGAGCGTCGCTTGCCGGATTATCATCTCCATCCCAAGCAAAATGTCCATCGGCAGTTAAGAGTGGGGGATCGGTTGGGCGAGGTGGATGGTTCATCATATGATCATTCCAGTACAGCCCATGAATGACCACTCGAGGCTTCAGCCCTAGCCCCTTCTCTTTCAGAAGATCGAGCTCATGAAACACGCTGTAACTGGTTGTCCCTGCATTAATGACCTGAAATGTTGAGCCAAGTCGTCGCTCAAGCACAGACGGCCATGTTTCATGGTCGGCCACTCCATAACCGAACGTAAAAGAATCACCGAGGGCAAGAATCCGGAACGATGCCATGCCAGTGGTCACAGGCATACTGCTCGTGCGAAAACCAAGCGTGTCTATAGTTGCCGCCTGATCTTTAGTATAGGCCACTTGGTTCGGACGCAATGTAAATCCACGCACCGCATGCGCCTGATAGCGGACTTGCGGATAAATTCTCTCTTGAGGTAACTGAATGAAAAAACGAGCGATGCCTTCGGCCACAGCCACTGACAGAGAAGTGGAGGCGATCAATAATACCAAACTAAATGCCTGTAAAGACCGTCGCGGCAAGGGATTACCCATGGGAAGAAATCCCTTTAGAACAGGGTATAGATGAATGGGGCGACAGCAGAGCCCTGGGTGAGAACGATCAATGCGCCTAAAAGAAGCAGCACCATAATGATCGGAAGCAACCAGAACTTCTTTCGCTCTTTCATGAAGGCCCACAACTCTAACACAAACTCGCCCATCACAATTCCTCCTTCGGCTAAAACTGATTCTTCATGTGAAACCGAGACCGTGGTGGACGTATTACTCGATAGGTATCGGCATCTGGTACTAGCACCCGGTGCATGGGATCCTTCCCGGAAAGTCGCATGATCACGCCCATGGGAGTAATCAGCCCATAGTAGATCACTCCCAAAATGATCCTGGTGTTGACAAACCCAAGGACATGCCCGATTTTCATCCAGATACGATGGATGTGCTTAAGACTCGACGGAAGAGCCAGCCCAAGTCCGACAAGTACCCCCCCGACGGATACCGCCCATATCCTTGGAGAATCTCCTCTGACAAAGATTGGCCACAATCCGATGATCGAGAAAATTCCTCCGACCATTAGTCCAAATATACGAAGCTCTTTAGTATTATCTTGCTGGATCATGAAATCGCTTCCTTCCTAATCTAACTCAAACTCCCTCTTCCAATCCGTATCCCCCTCCAATGGCTTTTGCTCCGTCTTCAGCAGTACACAATTCTCCAGGACGAGCACATCCATTTCTGTTCGCATAAAACAGCGGTAGGCATCTTCAGGCGTACAGACAATCGGCTCGCCCCGCACATTAAAAGAAGTATTCACAAGTACACTGTAGCCGGTCTTCGCTTCAAAAGCTTTCAACAAGTTGTAATAGCTCGGATTCGTCTCATGATGGACCGTCTGTATGCGGGCCGAATAATCGATATGGGTGATGGCGGGCATGTCGGAACGCGGAACATTGAGCAAGTCGATACCCCACAATGATTTGTCCTCTGTCCGAAGAGGAATCCTCCTCTTCTCAAGAACAGGAGCGACAATCAGCATATA includes these proteins:
- a CDS encoding SxtJ family membrane protein, whose product is MIQQDNTKELRIFGLMVGGIFSIIGLWPIFVRGDSPRIWAVSVGGVLVGLGLALPSSLKHIHRIWMKIGHVLGFVNTRIILGVIYYGLITPMGVIMRLSGKDPMHRVLVPDADTYRVIRPPRSRFHMKNQF
- a CDS encoding DUF5989 family protein; the protein is MGEFVLELWAFMKERKKFWLLPIIMVLLLLGALIVLTQGSAVAPFIYTLF
- a CDS encoding class I SAM-dependent methyltransferase is translated as MSTSSPYYRGSRVEVAKFLPEQYVKVLEVGCGEGGFHNNLLQDSEHWGIEPVHAACCIARGKLHRVIEASYLEAFGQLPDKYFDIVICNDVIEHMVDHDEFFRTIKQKIKEDACLVGSIPNVRYIGNLAKLLFNGDWKYEGEGVLDRTHLRFFTQKSLIRLFRENGFAIEAFAGINEVEPGLASPRKFLKYVLTFIFGRDTRFLQFGFRIRYMGPSDK
- a CDS encoding SGNH/GDSL hydrolase family protein; the encoded protein is MQPAIDRPSIRREWAIRLLLISVSCVVAVVFAEATVRVFFPISDGLENVTLDGKPIKGFFDPGSVYRQVANEYDALTTITDKGHRVPGVEGNPDTVFIGDSFTYGFGLNDEETFALIYCKQQRRECVNLGIPGSGTLRQVEKLEAFIEKWHWKPKEVKLFFFGMSGSFSAGNDFVDNYDRYIREHSSQAEVEQRVRDGTPRGGEPLGLTERLINLQGAILEHSTLMRLAKYHWGPMLKSLFVVDPGNERMALALAATRESLSKLDELSRRIGFDYSIYLLVPVQDIIRGTYGETLATLNGVAPKPVIATAQLFLDSPKDYYFAFDGHFNAKGSKRIAEFLILNDH
- a CDS encoding right-handed parallel beta-helix repeat-containing protein, whose amino-acid sequence is MKPDVVGAGKYCAVLLLVFLCAVALPPGVDAKTLYVNGAVGNDAVTYASNAENSPWRTIGRAAWGSASYVVPNGSQAAQAGDTVLIAAGTYWEGGSTGGDRFTVSLNPANSGTPGSPITFRGDGTVHIRLLATYRGAMIGCASRDYIVWDHFVIDDYYGGSKEDTGPVVFYLSHHCELINSEVIAHRGSYYHDYPIFDANYRGVSLEPAYFTTIRNNRIHGFTGASGGIMAYDSDDSLIEHNEVYNSKICIYLKGMHAGRTMARNVIRRNYVHDCNRGIQTESAQDTLISQNLVVNSSQSGFYAGALGGPTRSRFINNTVYGSVEGSVSMVATYMRDVEFLNNIFVNAPAAYSSWNVDNPGLHSFSADRNLYYNHPRHADYTGGPVSFSRMQRTYGKDVNSIDGSDPLFVNVSVGNFRLQRGSPAITLGRDVLDLNNNGSTLDAIPAGAYITGSEAIGLLPQPPVQR
- a CDS encoding GDSL-type esterase/lipase family protein; translated protein: MGNPLPRRSLQAFSLVLLIASTSLSVAVAEGIARFFIQLPQERIYPQVRYQAHAVRGFTLRPNQVAYTKDQAATIDTLGFRTSSMPVTTGMASFRILALGDSFTFGYGVADHETWPSVLERRLGSTFQVINAGTTSYSVFHELDLLKEKGLGLKPRVVIHGLYWNDHMMNHPPRPTDPPLLTADGHFAWDGDDNPASDAPWLRAVRWLRNHSVLANSALTQARRYFTPPDSGVHLYDVEYQKFLAGQLVPEAWQAVDDFYRDIKQLGEESGFNVYVVIFPVRDIIAMPDPANHVYPRFIRELLDRHGIPYFDGFALWQQAHLGVDLFLPYDEHLTAEGYRIISDGVAANLCSGALRERFREPLPC